In Crassostrea angulata isolate pt1a10 chromosome 4, ASM2561291v2, whole genome shotgun sequence, one genomic interval encodes:
- the LOC128180148 gene encoding uncharacterized protein LOC128180148 gives MYKGSLTMDPWNSAQDVVRCTLCQDSVAPMYCEVCHIHLCKDCVEKHFSDSSKVHNVVPLKQYLTTLNNPKCRKHPTRQCELHCEQCNIPICAKCISSGKHSGHKKIDIFQSFENKSEILQKDLQELEIFIYPKYKEIASDIPVQKADLSKNSRKLTTAIDKQGKVWHREIDTIITNLKCNVEEMESKHLPILNKQENEITHTISEITQTIAELKKLLNSKDVSLVSEYKSRNAEFRRLPPKLKVSLPNFRPQEIHTDQLIEQFGSLSALSFTTEEQDYSMPPQGAESSPPDRSLMDVPRVITAIDTGYRNLDGVTCLNESEIWTCGGNDNMINLYNLQGELVKSIQTKSGNVPQNIAVTRSGDLVYTDEDDKTVNIVKNTKIQTVIKLQGWIPDGVCSTSSGDLLVVMDSDDDKQTKVVRFFGSTEKQSIQYDDKGQPLYSSGGYISENRNLDICVSDSRASAVVVVNQAGKLRFTYTGPPSTTKGSFDPYGITTDGQGRILTVDNNNDCIHILDQDGQFLRYINNCHLQDPWGLCVDTRDNLFVAEETGKKACLQIVMLNEKLSSASRRYRMAHASGRRSFRYSLRLRLAAIEGLRNGYFEYAMIKAQEMQQVRRDEDEEGDRYDMAQ, from the exons atgtacaagggTTCCCTAACCATGGACCCCTGGAACAGCGCCCAGGATGTTGTACGCTGCACCCTGTGTCAGGACTCTGTGGCCCCCATGTACTGTGAAGTTTGTCatatacatctgtgtaaagacTGTGTAGAGAAACATTTCTCTGATTCCTCTAAAGTCCATAATGTGGTGCCACTTAAACAATATCTAACCACTTTGAACAATCCTAAGTGTAGAAAACACCCCACCAGACAATGTGAACTCCACTGTGAACAATGtaacattcctatttgtgcaaAGTGTATTTCCTCTGGAAAACATTCaggacataaaaaaattgacattttccaaagctttgaaaacaaatcagaaattttacaaaaagatttgcaagaattagaaatattcatttatcctaaatacaaagaaattgcATCAGACATCCCAGTGCAGAAAGCTGATCTGAGTAAAAACTCCCGGAAATTGACAACAGCAATTGACAAACAAGGAAAAgtctggcacagagaaatagacaccattatCACAAACCTGAAATGCAATGTGGAGGAAATGGAATCCAAACACCTGCCCATCCTAAATAAACAGGAAAATGAAATCAcacacaccatttctgaaatcacacagaccattGCTGAACTGAAGAAGTTACTGAACTCCAAAGATGTCAGCCTTGTCTCTGAGTACAAATCAAGGAACGCTGAATTTAGAAGACtgcctcctaaactcaaagTGTCCTTACCAAACTTTAGGCCTCAGGAAATCCACACAGATCAGCTGAttgaacagtttggttctctgtcagcattATCTTTTACAACAGAGGAACAAGACTACAGCATGCCGCCCCAGGGAGCCGAGTCCTCTCCCCCAGACCGGTCACTGATGGATGTACCCCGGGTCATCACAGCTATAGACACAGGGTATAGAAATCTCGATGGTGTGACGTGTCTGAATGAATCAGAGATCTGGACGTGTGGTGGTAATGACAACATGATAAACCTCTACAACCTCCAAGGAGAACTAGTGAAGTccatccaaaccaagtcagggaacgtTCCACAgaacatagcagtgacaaggagtggggatctagtttatactgatgaagatgataaaactgtgaacatagtgaagaatacaaagatacagacagtgatcaaaCTACAGGGGTGGATACCTGacggtgtctgtagtacctcctctggtgacctcctggttgtcatggacagtgatgatgataaacaaacaaaagttgtgcgtttCTTTGGCTcaacagagaaacaaagtattcagtacgatgacaaaggacaacctctctattcatctggtggatacatcagtgagaacaggaacctagatatctgtgtgtcagacagTAGAGCcagtgcagtagtggtggtcaatcaggccgggaaactccggtttacctacactggtcctccctctactaccaagggatcATTTGATCCatacggcatcacaacagacggCCAGGGCCGGATCCTGACAGTAGACAATAACAACGactgtatccacatcctggatcaggacggacagttcctccgctacattaacaactgtcatttacaggatccatggggtttatgtgtggacaccagagacaacctctttgtggctgaggaaacaggtaaa AAAGCCTGCCTACAGATTGTAATGCTCAACGAGAAACTTTCCTCTGCCAGCAGACGATACCGAATGGCGCACGCTTCTGGTCGTCGTTCCTTCCGGTACTCGCTACGTCTACGCTTGGCGGCAATCGAAGGTCTACGCAACGGTTACTTTGAATACGCCATGATCAAAGCTCAGGAGATGCAGCAAGTCAGGCGTGACGAGGATGAGGAGGGCGATCGATACGATATGGCCCAGTGA